A genomic region of Paramormyrops kingsleyae isolate MSU_618 chromosome 19, PKINGS_0.4, whole genome shotgun sequence contains the following coding sequences:
- the LOC111844457 gene encoding hypoxia-inducible factor 1-alpha-like yields MDVGVLPEKKRVSSEHRKEKSRDAARCRRGKESEVFYELARQLPLAHSVTSNLDKASIMRLTISYLRMRRLLSPDEPVEESELDSQLNTFYLKALEGFLMVLSEDGDMVYLSENVNKCMGLTQFDLTGHSIFDFAHPCDHEEVREILVHRTGSPKKAKEHNTERHFFLRMKCTLTSRGRTVNIKSATWKVLQCMGQVRLPGREEEQSDCGYKEPPVPYLVLICEPIPHPSNIEVPLDSKTFLSRHNLDMKFSYCDERITELLGYKPEELLDRSIYEYYHALDSDHLTKTHHNLFAKGQVTTGQYRMLAKKGGFVWVDTQATVIYNTKNSQPQCIVCVNYVLSGVEEKDLVLSLRQTEGEKEVEEVEKLESPEADTVKHFISYEKTAVKDSLYEQLKGEPEFLTQLAPAAGDTIIQLDFSMPEPILQGLDQVAVYNDVMLPSSNEKSPLSPLSPSDSPQPLGVSLDPILSEGDMAKLESCPEDLSFPVSCALVTPGLESSGLSSNTSSEPSSPLQFCFSVDSDIDVEFKLDLVEKLFAKDPQATPPFTTQTTEDLDLEMLAPYIPMDDDFQLRMLPSSEQPLSPAPDLADMSAFFQPYPPVAKQEPRPSTPLRLPLPELRSAPCSPAADPRHGADPLGPRAPPPGMELSPKMLALRNSQRKRKLHEVMALPQPASLESLDAGESGKKVRGLEPTAAALPLHKTVLLLPSDTAGCFLSSGLPELTRYDCEVNVPVLSRQHLLQGEELLRALDHGN; encoded by the exons ATGGATGTAGGAGTTCTCCCTGAAAAGAAAAG GGTAAGCTCAGAGCACCGGAAGGAGAAGTCCCGCGACGCGGCACGATGTCGACGTGGCAAGGAGTCTGAGGTGTTTTACGAGCTGGCTCGCCAGCTGCCTCTTGCGCATAGCGTCACCTCCAATCTGGACAAGGCCTCCATCATGAGGCTGACTATCAGCTACCTGCGAATGCGGAGGCTGCTGAGCCCAG ATGAGCCTGTGGAGGAGTCTGAGCTGGACAGCCAGCTGAACACCTTCTACCTGAAAGCTTTGGAGGGTTTCCTTATGGTGCTGTCCGAGGATGGTGACATGGTGTACCTCTCGGAGAACGTCAACAAATGCATGGGTCTCACCCAG TTTGACCTCACAGGCCACAGCATTTTCGACTTTGCCCACCCCTGCGACCACGAGGAAGTGAGGGAGATCCTCGTACACAGAACAG GTTCACCCAAAAAAGCCAAGGAGCACAACACAGAGAGGCACTTCTTCCTGCGCATGAAATGTAcactcaccagcagggggcgcactGTCAACATAAAGTCAGCCACGTGGAAG GTGCTGCAGTGCATGGGACAAGTCCGCTTGCCCGGTAGGGAGGAAGAGCAGAGTGACTGCGGCTACAAAGAGCCACCAGTGCCCTACCTGGTGCTCATCTGTGAGCCCATCCCTCACCCCTCCAACATCGAGGTCCCTCTGGACAGCAAGACATTCCTGAGCCGGCACAACCTGGACATGAAGTTCTCCTACTGCGATGAGAG GATCACAGAGCTGTTGGGTTACAAACCAGAGGAGTTGCTGGACCGCTCTATATACGAGTACTACCACGCTCTCGACTCGGACCACCTCACAAAGACGCATCACAACC TATTTGCCAAGGGCCAGGTCACCACTGGACAGTACCGAATGCTGGCCAAGAAGGGTGGCTTTGTGTGGGTAGATACCCAGGCCACTGTCATCTACAACACCAAGAACTCACAACCGCAGTGCATCGTATGTGTGAACTATGTGCTCAG TGGGGTGGAGGAGAAGGATCTGGTGCTCTCTCTGCGACAGACGGAAGGTGAGAAGGAAGTTGAGGAGGTGGAGAAGCTGGAGAGTCCGGAGGCAGATACAGTGAAGCACTTCATCAGCTACGAGAAGACTGCTGTCAAGGACAGCCTGTATGAGCAACTGAAGGGCGAACCAGAGTTCCTGACCCAGCTGGCGCCCGCAGCCGGCGATACCATCATCCAGCTGGACTTCAGCATGCCTG AACCCATCCTGCAGGGTTTGGACCAAGTTGCAGTCTACAATGATGTCATGCTGCCTTCTTCCAACGAGAAGTCGCCTCTGTCTCCGCTCTCCCCTAGTGATTCGCCCCAACCTCTGGGGGTCAGCCTGGACCCCATCCTCAGCGAGGGGGACATGGCTAAACTAGAGTCATGTCCTGAAGACTTGTCCttccctgtgtcctgtgctCTGGTTACTCCTGGGCTGGAGTCGTCAGGCCTCAGCTCGAACACCAGCTCAGAG CCCAGCAGCCCGCTGCAGTTCTGCTTCTCAGTGGACTCTGACATCGACGTCGAGTTTAAACTCGACCTGGTAGAGAAACTGTTCGCCAAAGACCCCCAAGCCACCCCCCCTTTCACTACACAG ACCACAGAGGACTTGGACCTGGAGATGTTGGCCCCCTATATTCCCATGGACGACGACTTCCAGCTGCGCATGCTGCCCTCCTCCGAGCAGCCGCTCTCCCCCGCTCCGGACCTGGCCGACATGAGCGCGTTCTTTCAGCCATACCCGCCTGTCGCCAAGCAGGAGCCGCGGCCTTCCACGCCGCTCCGTCTGCCGCTGCCCGAGCTACGCAGCGCCCCCTGCTCGCCCGCTGCCGACCCCCGGCATGGTGCTGACCCGCTCGGCCCGAG GGCACCACCGCCAGGCATGGAGCTCTCCCCCAAAATGCTGGCCCTCCGCAACAGCCAGCGCAAGAGGAAGCTGCACGAGGTGATGGCTTTGCCCCAGCCCGCCTCATTG GAATCGCTGGACGCTGGAGAGTCGGGGAAGAAGGTGCGAGGCCTGGAACCCACCGCAGCGGCGCTTCCCCTGCACAAGACGGTCCTGCTCCTGCCGTCAG ACACGGCAGGCTGCTTCCTGAGCAGCGGGCTGCCTGAGCTGACACGCTACGACTGCGAGGTCAACGTGCCGGTGCTCAGCCGCCAGCACCTGCTGCAAGGCGAGGAACTCCTGCGGGCGCTGGACCACGGCAACTGA